In Williamwhitmania sp., a single window of DNA contains:
- the priA gene encoding primosomal protein N' — MQKLFADVVLPVPVPKAYTYAIPVELEEQVVKGVRVVVQFGRKKLYSAVVVNVHKIPPTGYEVKDIAAVLDSEPILTTHQLALWEWIASYYMAYPGDVMKAALPAGMKLESETRIHLEREEEVDDDLPDEERQVLQLVARKKNVTVQELAKELEVKNPLPIINRLIGGHFLRVEESIRESIKPRTESVVALHPDVCSEEAVNGLFEKLSAAPAQQRLLLAYISMTQPLKWDKPLRVTQKALLEKTQISYGVLKACREKSIFVIEQREISRLEDTEASSEAASLSGIQQLAYDAVLTQMEQKEVVLLHGVTGSGKTEVYIHLIKKTLAEGKQVLYLLPEIALTTQIITRLSRVFGEKVGVYHSKFSDGQRTEVYNRMLHGTDGVGGNRYDLILGVRSSVFLPFTNLGLVIIDEEHENTYKQYDPAPRYHARDTAMVLAANFGAKVLLGTATPSVETYFNAISGKYGLVELLTRHRDVELPKAELANTLRARKMKQMAAMFTPQLVGAIEQAIAKKEQIILFQNRRGFSPYVECMECAHIPKCQNCDVSLTYHKAGNQLVCHYCGFTTKVPERCPACHSTDIKTRGFGTEKIEEELQLLFPELRISRMDLDTTRSRSSYEQIISDFEEHKVDVMVGTQMVTKGLDFDKVSVVGVLDADSMLNFPDFRAHERSFQLMAQVSGRAGRKEKQGLVVIQTTQPDHPVLAYIIDNNFKGFFRNEVEQRKQYLYPPFFRLIRISIKHRSSGVTEAAANALAELLRQVFGKRVLGPEEPVVARIQTFFIRNILIKIERERSAAKAKELLAECILQVKGRDEFRSVFFSPDVDPY; from the coding sequence ATGCAGAAGCTTTTTGCCGATGTGGTTCTACCTGTTCCTGTTCCTAAGGCTTATACCTACGCTATTCCTGTGGAGTTAGAAGAGCAGGTGGTAAAAGGGGTAAGGGTTGTGGTGCAGTTTGGTCGGAAAAAGTTATACTCTGCAGTGGTAGTTAATGTTCACAAAATTCCTCCCACCGGTTATGAGGTAAAAGATATAGCGGCGGTTCTGGATAGCGAACCAATACTAACGACGCATCAGCTGGCACTTTGGGAATGGATTGCCTCCTACTACATGGCCTACCCGGGCGATGTAATGAAGGCTGCTCTTCCTGCCGGGATGAAGCTCGAAAGCGAAACTCGAATCCATCTTGAGCGCGAGGAGGAAGTGGATGATGATCTGCCCGATGAGGAGCGACAGGTGCTGCAGCTTGTTGCCCGAAAAAAAAATGTCACGGTGCAAGAACTTGCTAAGGAGTTGGAAGTCAAAAATCCTTTACCTATAATCAATAGGTTGATAGGTGGGCATTTCCTTCGGGTTGAGGAGTCGATTAGGGAGAGCATAAAGCCTCGTACCGAAAGCGTAGTGGCCTTGCATCCGGATGTGTGCAGCGAGGAGGCGGTTAATGGTCTTTTCGAAAAACTTAGCGCTGCTCCTGCTCAACAAAGGCTGTTGCTTGCTTATATTTCTATGACGCAGCCGCTAAAATGGGATAAACCTCTTCGTGTAACGCAAAAAGCGCTGTTGGAAAAAACGCAGATATCCTATGGTGTCCTTAAGGCGTGCAGGGAAAAGAGCATCTTTGTTATTGAGCAGCGAGAGATTAGCAGGCTCGAGGATACAGAAGCCTCTTCTGAAGCAGCTTCGCTTTCTGGTATTCAGCAGTTGGCATACGACGCTGTTCTTACCCAAATGGAACAGAAAGAGGTGGTGCTGCTGCATGGCGTTACTGGAAGTGGGAAAACCGAAGTTTACATTCATCTCATAAAGAAGACGCTGGCGGAGGGAAAGCAGGTGCTCTATCTTTTGCCGGAAATAGCACTTACTACGCAGATCATCACACGGCTAAGCCGTGTATTTGGGGAGAAGGTGGGCGTATACCATTCCAAGTTTAGCGATGGTCAACGCACTGAAGTTTACAACCGGATGCTACACGGTACTGATGGTGTCGGAGGTAATCGTTACGACTTGATTTTGGGTGTTCGCTCATCCGTTTTTCTTCCCTTTACCAATCTGGGGCTTGTTATTATCGACGAGGAGCACGAGAATACATATAAGCAGTACGATCCTGCACCCCGCTACCATGCACGCGATACGGCCATGGTGCTGGCCGCCAACTTTGGCGCTAAGGTGCTGCTAGGAACAGCAACCCCTTCGGTGGAGACCTACTTCAATGCCATCTCAGGCAAGTATGGGCTGGTGGAGTTGCTCACCCGTCACCGTGATGTGGAGTTGCCCAAGGCGGAGCTGGCTAATACGTTGCGGGCAAGAAAAATGAAGCAGATGGCAGCCATGTTCACGCCACAGCTGGTAGGAGCTATTGAGCAGGCCATTGCTAAAAAGGAACAGATAATCCTATTTCAGAACAGAAGGGGTTTTTCCCCCTACGTAGAGTGCATGGAGTGTGCCCATATTCCTAAATGCCAGAATTGTGATGTGAGCCTTACTTACCATAAAGCTGGCAACCAGCTGGTATGTCACTACTGTGGATTTACCACTAAGGTTCCAGAGCGTTGCCCTGCTTGTCACAGCACCGACATTAAAACCCGCGGATTTGGTACCGAAAAAATCGAGGAGGAGCTGCAGCTGTTGTTTCCCGAACTGCGCATTTCCCGCATGGATTTGGATACTACCCGTTCGCGCAGCTCCTACGAACAAATTATTTCTGATTTTGAAGAGCATAAGGTCGACGTTATGGTTGGCACACAAATGGTAACCAAAGGACTCGACTTCGACAAGGTTAGCGTTGTGGGAGTGCTCGACGCCGACAGCATGCTCAACTTTCCCGACTTTCGCGCTCACGAGCGCAGCTTTCAGCTGATGGCGCAGGTGAGTGGAAGGGCTGGTAGAAAGGAGAAGCAGGGATTGGTCGTTATTCAAACTACCCAGCCCGACCATCCCGTTCTCGCCTACATTATTGATAATAACTTTAAAGGCTTTTTTCGCAATGAGGTGGAGCAGCGCAAGCAATACCTTTATCCACCATTCTTCAGACTTATCCGGATTAGTATAAAGCATAGGAGCAGTGGTGTTACTGAGGCTGCGGCTAATGCGTTAGCCGAATTGCTTAGGCAAGTTTTTGGAAAAAGGGTGCTTGGCCCCGAAGAGCCTGTGGTGGCTAGGATTCAGACCTTCTTCATTAGAAATATTTTGATAAAGATTGAGCGTGAACGCAGTGCGGCGAAGGCCAAGGAATTGCTTGCAGAGTGCATATTGCAGGTGAAGGGTCGTGATGAATTTCGTTCCGTTTTCTTTTCTCCTGATGTTGATCCCTACTAG
- the pfkA gene encoding 6-phosphofructokinase translates to MAKFKKIGVLTSGGDAPGMNAAIRAVTRAAIFNGIKVVGVKEGYAGLISGDFRDLKVTDVSDIIQKGGTILKTARCMEFKTVEGRQKAYENAKKQGLEALVVIGGDGTFTGARLLSEEHPDFPVVGIPGTIDNDLYGTDYTIGYDTALNTVVEAVDKIRDTAASHNRLFFVEVMGRDAGFIALRSGIAVGAEAILIPEVRTPYSELKSFLENNSKRKRLNNIIIVAEGADQGGAFEIAKKVKEDFTEYDVRVTVLGHIQRGGSPSAFDRVTASRLGAGAVEALMDDQKSVMVGIANNQIVQVPFNQTIKNKKDVNVKMLKLAEMLAI, encoded by the coding sequence ATGGCAAAGTTTAAAAAAATTGGTGTGTTGACTTCTGGTGGAGATGCCCCTGGAATGAATGCTGCCATTCGTGCGGTGACCCGTGCCGCTATCTTCAACGGTATTAAGGTTGTGGGCGTCAAGGAGGGTTATGCTGGTTTAATCTCCGGCGATTTTCGCGATTTGAAGGTGACCGACGTGAGCGACATTATTCAGAAGGGTGGAACCATTCTGAAAACGGCCCGCTGCATGGAATTTAAGACAGTGGAAGGTCGCCAAAAGGCCTACGAGAATGCTAAGAAGCAGGGTCTAGAGGCGTTGGTGGTAATTGGTGGTGATGGTACTTTTACGGGAGCTCGCCTACTTAGCGAGGAGCATCCTGATTTTCCTGTTGTAGGAATTCCGGGTACTATCGATAACGACCTATACGGTACCGACTACACCATCGGCTACGACACCGCACTGAATACGGTTGTTGAGGCTGTCGATAAGATTCGTGATACAGCCGCTTCGCACAACCGCCTCTTCTTTGTTGAGGTGATGGGCCGTGATGCTGGTTTTATTGCCCTGCGCAGTGGAATAGCCGTGGGTGCTGAGGCCATTCTGATCCCTGAGGTCAGAACGCCATATTCAGAGTTGAAGTCGTTTTTGGAAAACAACAGCAAGCGTAAGCGTCTGAATAACATTATAATTGTTGCCGAAGGTGCCGACCAAGGAGGGGCTTTTGAAATTGCCAAAAAGGTAAAGGAAGACTTTACTGAGTACGATGTGCGAGTGACCGTTCTTGGGCACATTCAGCGTGGCGGCTCTCCTTCTGCATTCGATAGGGTAACCGCTTCCCGACTGGGTGCCGGCGCTGTTGAGGCGCTAATGGACGATCAAAAGAGTGTGATGGTGGGTATTGCCAATAACCAGATTGTTCAGGTTCCATTCAACCAAACCATTAAGAACAAGAAGGATGTGAATGTGAAAATGCTGAAGTTGGCAGAAATGCTGGCTATCTAG